TTTGCGGCCGTCGCTGCCCCCACCGAGACGGCACTCTTGCAGCTTCACTCTCTCCTGGCGCCTGGTGAGTCGGTCTGGATCGTGGGCGAAAGCTACCCTCATCCGCCGCAGCTGGTCTTTGAGCAGACGCTCGAGTGTCTCCAGATGGTTCTTCCGGCGGAGATCGAGCCGCCTGCCGCGACGGTCGAGATCGCCCAGCTCTCATGCCGGGAGGCACTGGAGATGGTAGCCCTCACCGACCTCGCATTTCCGGGCTTCTTTCGCAGCAAAACCTGCGAGATGGGCTCGTACTTCGGGGTGCGGTCTGATGGCCAGCTTGTCGCCATGGGGGGCGAGCGCCTCAAACTCGACGGGCCTCTGAAGAGCTATTCTGAAATCAGTGGAGTCTGCACGCATCCCGACCACCGTGGCAAAGGATATGCCGAAAATCTGATCTGGCATCTGGGGAGAAAACATCGCCGCGACGGCTTGGTCTCCTGGCTCCATGTCAGCGCCACGAATGATCGCGCAATCCAGCTCTATCTTCGAATAGGATTCGTCGAGGCTCGCAGAGTTATGCTGCATCGTATTTCGCAAAGGCTAAAGGAATGAGACCATCAGCATATGTTGGAAGAACGTAAACGCCGCTCTGCAGTCATTATTCTGGGCTGCGTCTCGATGGTGTTGCTTGCCGTGTTGTCCTTCCTGCCCAACCAGGACAAGCTTCTGTTGCACACCACCGGACACTACCACCGCCTGGGGCATGTGCTGGCCTTTCTTGCCGTAACTGTTCTGCTGGTCAGCAGCGTAACCTCGCTGTGGTCTCGATTTGCCTTGGCCGCGGTGGTCGTGTCCTTCGGATATCTTCTGGAGTTTCTGGAGCACGTTATCTACAAGAATGCATTGGAGCGGTCCGACATCATGATCGACACGCTCGGCGTTATCTTCGGACTGATCCTGGTGCTCGTCCGCGACGAATACAGACGTAACCAGCGGTTCGAGTAGGCACAAGGAGGCTTTCCACAGAGGAATCTATGGTTTTTGCAAGGTATTCTCTGGATTTGAGTTTGTATGGTGCGCCCGGAAGGATTCGAACCTCCGACCCTTTGGTTCGTAGCCAAATGCTCTATCCAACTGAGCTACGGGCGCACATTGCGTGGGGTTGCAACCATTTAAAGATATAGGATTTCGCTCTATGGGGCAAACTGGGCGTAGTCCCGAGGCGAATATCGACAAAGGTCTCCGGCAACTGAGAAACTGCCCCTGTGAAATAATTTCGTACGTTCAAACAGTGCCGTGTCCGGAGGTGGAACTTGGCCGTTGATGAGAGAGACGCGAAAGAGAAAGACGCAAAAGAACCGGCGTCTTCTTTAGGCAAGCTGAGCCGCAGATCCTTTCTGTCCCACATGGGAGCAGCCGGGGTTGCTACGGCGGCGACAGCAGTCACTCCGCTGGCCGTCTCCACTGCGATAGCGGAGACGCAGGAGCGAACAGCTCCTCAAACACAGGCGATACCCGGAACTATGCCGGTCACTCTTAAGGTGAACGGCCAGTCGTATTCGGTACAGATCGATCCGCGTGCGACGCTGCTGGACACCCTACGCGAGACGCTGCATCTGACCGGCACCAAAAAAGGTTGCGACCACGGGCAATGTGGCGCGTGTACTGTGCATATCAATGGCCGGCGCGTGAACAGCTGCCTTACCTTCGCGGGCATGCAGCAAAACGTTGAGATCACCACCATCGAAGGCCTCGGTCAACCCGGCCACCTGCACCCCATGCAGGAGGCGTTTGTGGAGCACGACGGTTTTCAGTGCGGATATTGCACTTCAGGACAGATCATGTCTGCTGTCGCTATGGTGAAAGAACCGTGGGGCACAGGGGATAGTGATGTGAAGGAGGCGATGAGCGGCAACATCTGCCGCTGCGGAGCGTACCCCAACATCGTTGCAGCCGTCCAGGCAGTTCGACGAATGGCATAGGAGGAGATCGGCGATGGAACTCTTCGAACTGGTGACGGCCCAGACGGTCCCGGAGGCAGTGAAGGCTCAGGCGAAATCCTCCACCGCGCAGAATGGCGCAGAGGTGCGATTCATCGCAGGCGGCACCAACCTGATCGACTACATGAAGCTGAACGTCGAGCGGCCTACCCGTTTGGTGGACATCAACGGTCTGCCTCTTGACCGGATCGAAAAGACTGCCGACGGCGCACTGAAGATCGGCGCTCTCGCACGGAACGCGGACGTGGCCCAGGATGCGACCGTGAAGGAGCAGTATGCGGTTCTGTCGCAGGCACTGCTGGCTGGTGCCTCGCCGCAGTTGCGCAACATGGCGACGACAGGAGGCAACCTGCTCCAGAAGACACGCTGCGTCTACTACAGGGATACGGCGACTGGATGCAACAAGCGCGAGCCGGGCTCTGGCTGCTCCGCAATCGGTGGCTACAACCGCATGCTGGCGATTCTGGGGACGAGTGAACACTGCATTGCGACCAATCCCTCCGACCAGAACGTCGCGCTGATGGTGCTCGATGCTGTGGTTCATATCGAAGGCGTGAAGGGCCAGCGGACCGTGCCGATTGCAGAGTTCTACGTCGTTCCCGGATCCACCCCGCAGCGGGAGACTGTGTTGGAGCCGGGCGATCTGGTCACGCATGTCACATTGCCGAAGATGCCGTCTGGCGCGAAGAGCGTGTACTTGAAGCTGCGCGATCGTGCCTCCTACGAGTTCGCGCTGGCCTCCGCAGCGATTGTTATGAAGCAGGATGCAGGCGGCAAGATCGAATTCATTCGCGTCGCGATCGGTGGGGTTGGAACAAAGCCGTGGCGCTCAACGGAAGCCGAGAGAGCGCTTCTTGGAAGGGCTGCAAACTCTGCCAACTTCCGGACCGCAGCAGAGGTTGCGCTTCACGGTGCAAAGCCTCAGAGCCAGAACGGATTCAAAGTAGAGCTGGCGAAACGCTGCCTGACACACGCGATGGGACAAGCGAGCCAAAGCGCCTAAGGAGACGACGATGGATCAGGTAACGGAGTCGAAGGTGATTGGCGTCGCGACGCCTCGGATTGATGGCCCGCTCAAAGTAAGTGGCTCTGCGATGTATGCTTCAGACCATCATTTCCCGGGCCTGCTCTACGCATGGCCGGTCTGCGCAACGATCTCAAACGGAACGATCGCACACATGGACACGGCCGGAGCGGAGAAGATGCCCGGTGTCGTTGCCGTCTACCATCGCGAGAACATCGGGAAGCTCTATCGTGTGCCGCCGTCAACCGGGTTCACGCTCATCGTCGACGAGAAGCGCCCCCCGTTTGAGGACGATACGATTCGTTACTACGGGCAGTATGTTGCAGTCGTCGTAGCCCAGACCGTCGAACAGGCACGAGCCGCGGCCGAAAGTGTGAAGGCGACCTGCAACAAAGAGAAGCCGGATATCGGCGAGAAGCTGTTGGGCACTCCGCTGACGACCGACAAGCCTGACGAGAAGAGCAAGCGCGGAGATACGGCTGCGGCATTGACAGCGGCGAAGGTGAAGGTGGATGCGGTCTACAAGATTCCGGTCGAGACCCACAACCCAATTGAGCTGCATGCCTCAGTTGCGGTCTTCGACGGCAAGAAATATACGCTGTATGAGACCTCGCAGGCGGTTGTTAATCATCGCGATGTGATGGCGCAGATGCTGGGCGTTCCTACGGAGCAGGTGCAGGTGATTACGCGATTCCTGGGATCGGGATTCGGCGGCAAGTTGTGGCCGTGGCCCCATGGATTACTCGCAGCGGCGTGTGCACGCAATCTCGGGCGTCCGGTAAAGCTGGTGGTAAGTCGACAGATGATGTTTCAGACCGTCGGTCACAGGCCCGCAGTCGACCAGCGAATCCAGCTTGCTGCCGACGCTGATGGCAAGTTGACCGCAGTGCAACAGGACTACGTCAACCACACATCGATGCTCGATGACTACGACGAAGGTTGCGGCGAGATTACGCCGTTCCTCTACAGCACGCCGAACCTGCTTGTGACCGGAGGCCTGGTTCGCCGTAACGTCGGCAACCCAACAGCGATGCGCGGGCCAGGCGCAGTGCCGGGACTGTTTGCGTTGGAATCGGCGATGGATGAGCTGGCGATCGCGTTGAAGATGGACCCTGTTCAGCTGCGTTTGAAAAACGAGCCGGCGCTGGACGAGAGCCTGAATATTCCATTCTCTTCCCGTCACATGAAGGAGTGTCTGACGGTCGGGTCGGAGAAGTTTGGCTGGGCGAAACGCACTCCAGAGATCGGATCGATGAAGCGTGACGGCCTGACGCTGGGCTGGGGCATGGCCGCGTGCTCGTGGCTGGCGGCGCGAATCGAAACCGAGGCGACGGTCGAACTCCTCCAGGACGGATCAGCGCGCGTCGCCTGCGGCACCCAGGACATCGGCGGAGGAACCTATACCGTCATGGCCCAGGTGGTCAGTCACGAGACAGGCATTCCAGTCAATCGAATCGATGTCGTACTCGGCGACTCCTCGCTTCCACCAGGACCAATCTCGGGCGGTTCATGGGTTACGGCGTCCATGACACCCGCAGTGCTTGCGGCGTCGCAGAACGCAGGCAAAACGCTGTTGCTTGCTGCGATCAAGTCTGACGGATCGCCCTTCAAGGGCAAGAAGCAGGAAGAGCTCGAACTCGTCGACGGAACCGTTCGCCTGAAGGGACAGCAACAAGGCGCAGTACCGATGGCGGAGATTCTGAGGATCGCCAAAGTCAACTCAGTCTCTGGTACAGGCAAGTCTGACGGAACCTTTGGAGCAAAGCCCAAGGTCTCGTTTCACTCCTACGGTGCGCAATTTGCCGAGGTGACCTGGCAGCCCGAGACAGCGCGCCTCCGCGTCAGCCGGGTTGTCACGGTGATCGACGCGGGACGCATCCTGAATCCGCGGCCTGCCCGCAACCAGATCGAAGGAGCGGTGGTGATGGGTGTTGGTATGGCCATGTTCGAAGAGACGATGTATGACGCGCGGTCGGGTGCTCCGATCAACAACAACCTGGCCGACTATGTCGTCGCCGTGAACGCGGACACGCCGGAGATCGACGTCACCTTCCTCGACTATCCGGACTATCAGCTCAACGCACTGGGCGCGCGAGGTGTCGGAGAGATTGGACTGGCTGGGATCGCCTCCGCAATTACCAATGCTGTCTATCACGCGACGGGTATTCGTGTGCGCGATCTCCCGGTGCGTATCGAGGACTTACTCGTGCCCGCGAGCAGAACAACGCATCTTGCTTGATCCGAAAGGACAACAAAAAAGCCCTGCGCTGGTTGGCGCAGGGCTTTGTGTTGGTAGCGTGTAGCTAGTAGAGAATCTTCAAGCCGAACTGAAAGATGCGCGGCTCGAAGGTGCTGGTGATCTGGCCGCCTCCGGTTGGGTTGTTGAGGCTCGCCGGTGCGGTGCTTGTGGCTGCCGTGCTCAGCGTGCCGGTGAGGCCGCTGCCGGGGATGTAGAAGTTGGTGTGATTGAAAAGGTTGTAAGACTCTGCACGGAACTGCACGCGCAGGCTCTCAAGCGGAGTGCTGAAGGTCTTGTTGAGGGCGACGTCAGTCTGGTAAAAGGCCGGCGAGCGGCCCGGGTTGCGTGAGGCATTGCCGAAGGGGCTGACGAGATTTCCGCTTCCGTCCTTTGTCTCCGGCAGGGTGAATGCGGCGAGATTGATGTATTGGAGGTAGCCGCTGCTCAGCTTGGTTTTCTTAATAGCTTTCTGCCCAGCGACAATGTTGGGGCGATACTCATTGGCTCCGCGGTAGGTTGCGGGAATCTGAGGAGAGACGGCATTTGCGGAGTTGGGGGAGTAGCCAACGTTGAAGACGGTGCCGGCCTGCATGGTGTTGATGGCGCTGATCTGCCACCCGCCGAGGAGAGTGTCGGTGACGGCGTTGGCGGTGTTGAGAAAGTGCCGGCCACGGCCTACAGGCAGGTCGTAGACGAGGCTGGTGACGTTGCTGATGGGCAGGTTGTAGTCGGACTGGCCGTAGTCGGCGTTGATGTTGTTGGCGTCCTGCGGCGAGGGGCTGTTGCCCTCGAGGGAGGCACTGGCATTGTCGAGTGAGTGCGACCAGGTGAAGGAGTTGAGGAGCGTAAGGCCGGATACAAAGCGCTGCTCATAACGAACCTGGAGCGCGTCGTAGTGGGAGTAGAACTCGTTCAGGGCTGTGGTGATGTCGCTGGGCCAGTTGGCGAAGGGGCGAGTGAAGGCCCCGGTGGGAGTGCGGACTGCGGGGTTGAGTTGGTTGCCATTGAGGAAGCCCTGGAGCTTGCTGCCGTGGTTGCCGACGTAGGCGATGTCGAGGAGCGTGTTCTTGGCGAGCTCTTGCTGCACGCTGAGAAAGTAGCTTTGGACATAGCTGTCGCGGGTGTTCTTGGGAACCCAGGTGATGTTGTCGGTGGCTTTGTTGAAGGTGGTGGCAATACCGTTGGGAAAGCCCTGGTCGGCGGTGACGTAGCAGCTTGCAGAGGCTCCGCCTACCGGGCAATGGTTGGTGGTGCTGGGTGTCTTCTGGGTGACTGAGACAAACTGGGCCTGCGGGGCGTTGATGGCGAGGATGTCGCCCGAGCCCGCGCGAGTGTAGTGGACGTAGCTGGTGCCGTAGCCGCCGCGGATGGAGGTGCGCGGAGTAGCTGCGTAGGCAAAGCCGAGACGGGGCGCAAAGTCGTTCAGGTCGGGGTTGACGAGGGTGCTGCCGTAGACTCCGCCTGGAGAGACCGGGGTGATGCCGTTGCCGGCGACCGCGCCAGGGCTGATGGTGAGGACGGTCTGGGTGATGGGATCAAAGTTGGAGATGTAGTTGTGCTGCTCGGAGTAGGGCGAGCCGTACTCCCAACGGAGGCCGAGGTTGAGGGTCAGCTTGGGATCGACCTTCCAGTCGTCCTGCGCGTAGACGCTGTGCAGGGTCTGGCGAAGATGGGCGACGAAGAGATTGGCGAGAGAGTAGTTGTTGGTGGTGCCAAAGAGGAAGTCGGCCCAGTAGTTGTCGGCGACGGCGCCTTTGATGTCGGGGCAGGATTGGCCGTTCGGGTTGGTCGGTACCTTGACGCCGGCGACGGTGGTGCTAGGGCAGAGGCTGTAGCCGCCGGAGTAGCTGAAAGAGCCGTAGAGGGGATTGTTGTCGTTGACGGCCATCCAGATGTGCTCGTACTCGTAGCCGAACTTGAGGGAGTGGTGGCCTTTGATCCAGGTGAAGTTGACTTTGGGATCGATCAGGGCCGGGTTCTGCCACTGGGGGTTGGTGCTTTGACGGCCGAAGGAGGTGAAGCCGCCGTTGATGCTGGTGGAGGGCAGGCCGCCGGCGACGGTGGGATCGGAGGGCAGGCCGGGGATGGAGATGGCGTTGTCGCCGATCGAGAGCGAGTACTTGCCGGCCTTGGTGCGGGAGAGCCCGAGGCGCGCGTCGATGACCTTGTTGGCTCCGAGGAGGTGGGTGTAGCCAAGAGCTACCTGCTGGTCGAGGACGCGGATGGTGCCGTTGGTCTGGCCGTCGAGGGGCAGCGGGAAGACGGGAGAGTTGACGCCGGTCTCCTTGCGGTCGCTGACACGGAGGAACCAGGAGCTGTTGGAGTTCTGCTGGTAGTCGAGGCGAAGGTCGCCCTTGTCGGAGTTATCGGTGAAGGGGACGAGGCGTGCGAAGTTGTCCTGTGCGAGGCCGGTGGAGGCGAGGCCGGTGCCTTGCGTCGGGATCTGCTTGAAGTAGTTGATGATCTGCTGCGACACTGGGTTGATAGCGGAGGCTGGGATGGCAGTGCCGGCCGGATAGACCTGGCCGGTGAGAGGATTTTGCACGGCTACGACAAGCTTGCCGTTGAGTTCGTTAGTGGTGGGGACGGTATTGACACTGAGCGGCTTGAGGACCTGGCGGAAGCCTTCGTAGTCGACGAAGTAGAAGAGCTTGTCCTTGAGGATGGGACCGCCGAAGTTGACGCCGAACTGGTTTCGGTTGAAGGTTGGTTTCTGAAAGGGGACGACGTTTCCGCTGCTGCCGGTGAGGGTGGGCTTGAAGTAGCCGGCGGCGTTGAGGTCGGTGTTGCGGATGAACTCGTAGATGGTGGCGTGGAAACGGTTAATTCCGCTGGCGGAGGCGACGTTAATAGTGGCGCCGGAGGAGCGGCCGTACTCTGCGCTCTCGTTATTGGTGACGATCTGGAACTGGGCGACGGAGTCTGGCGGGATGGCGATGATCTGGTTGTCAAAGCCCTGATTGCTCTCGCCGTAGGCGTTGTTGTCCATGCCGTCGAGGAGGAAGTTGTTGAACATGCTGCGCTGGCCGTTGATGTTGTAGGCACCGGCGCGGACGAGCGAGCTGATGGAGCTGGTGGTGGCGGCTGTGGGTGCCTGGCGGGAGCCGGTGACCAGGCCGAGGAGGTCAGAGTAGTTGCGACTGACCAGCGGAAAAGCGGCGCTTTGATACTGGGTGATCGTCTGGCCGCGTTGGCTGGTCTCGGTCTCGATTTGAAGTGCGACGTCCGAGACTTCAACCGTGGTCTGGGTGGAGCCGACCTGCAGGGAGAGGTCGATGCGTTCGCGAACGCCGACGGAGATCGTAATGTTCTTTGCGACTGCATCCGAGAAGCCGGGAGAGTTGGCGGAGATGGTGTAGACGCCGACGCGCAGAGAGGGAACTTCGTAGTCGCCGGAGGCGCTCGAGGTCGCCTTGGCAACGATTCCAGTGGCATCGTTGGTGATGGTTACTGACACGCCGGAGACGGTGGCGCCGCTGGAGTCATGGATGGTTCCGACGAGGCTGCCGTTCTCGTACTGGGCTTGCAGATGGGAGCAGAGGAAGAAAAACAGTATGGCCGCCACAAGGCTGGGTGCAGCAGAAAATCTTTTTTTTCGCATAGCCCTAAGTTACAAGGGGAGTGGTTAATCTCCGATCAAAGAACTATGAATGGGGGATTACGAGCTAAGTATTGTTTTGGGTTATCAACGGTTGATAACTGAATCGCAGGTGGATCGAGTGCTTGATACGGCTTGCAACGTGCAGTTGCGATTCTGTTGAAATCGCCGTAAAGCCTAAACTAAGATGGTTGACAGGTGTGGTGCGCCCGGAGAGATTCGAACTCCCGACCCTTTGGTTCGAAGCCAAATGCTCTATCCAGCTGAGCTACGGGCGCGCAAAACAGGGAAGTAAACTACAAGAGCATCCTAAAAATACCGGAGAAATCGTATGCGGGCAACTAGCTCGCAGCTGCCGGCTCTGGTGGTGGGGGTACTGTGAACATCGACACCGTCTCGACGATATCCAATCCGGCACGTCGCAGCAGTTGATGGATCACCGGTTCGGTCAGACGGGTCGCATCGTATTCCACTCGCACCGTCTTCTTTGCCTCGTCCAGCGCCATATGGCGAACACCGTACACCTCGCGCATCTTGGCCATCGCCACGACGGAGGCTTCGGTCGGCGGAACTCCATAGCGGTAAAGAACATCAAGCTGTGTCATAAACTGATACTACCAGCGAGCCGCCAGAGTCACATCTTCGAAAGATAGCTGGTGATTTCGGGACTGGTCCACACCTGCGCGCCGATGAACTTCCGTCGCAACACGCCCTGCTTATCGATGATGTAGGTCTCAGGAATCTGCACCGTTCCATACAGCGCGTTGACCTTCTGATCCTCATCTCGAACGGTCAGCAAGTCGACGTGATGGTCCACCAGAAACCGCTTATACACATCCGGATCCTGATCCATACTCACCGCGACGATCGCCAGCTCCGGCATCTGCTTTTCCAGCGCCAGCAGGCTGGGCAGCTCCTCGATGCAGGGCGCGCACCAGGTCGCCCACAGGTTCAGCACCACTACCCGCCCGCGCAGCCTGCTCAAATCGACCGTCCGGGTGCCGTCTCCCATCACAAACTGCGGCGCGGGCTTATCGATATTCCCGGGATGGCTGCCCCGGTCGCACCCCGCAGCCAGCAGCGATCCCAGCACCGCACTCATCAACAATCTACGCACAAGTCACTCCACTTCCTATAATACGAAGTCGTGACCGACACCGACCCCGCACAGCATCCGAATTCTACCGAAGCACCCGACCTCGAACTCTCGGTTATCATTCCCGCCCGCAACGAGCAACGCTCGCTGCCAGCCTGTCTCGCTTCTATTTTGAGCCAATCTGAGCCCGGCTTCCTCCTCGGCCAGCAGTGGGAGTTGATCGTCGTCAACGATGACTCAACCGACAACACGCGCAACATCGCCGCCGAAGCTGCCGTCACCCATGCAGGTTTCCTCGTCCTCGACGCCCCACCATTAGACCTCAGCACCAACGGAGGATTTACCGGCAAGACAAATGCCTGCTGGACCGGCGCACAGGCCGCGCGTGGCCGATACCTTCTCTTCACCGACGCCGATACCCTCCACGAGACTAACGATATCTCCCGCTCCCTCCGAGAGATGGACCGCCACCACGCTGTCATGCTCTCCTACTCGCCACGCCAGATCGTCACCGGCTTCTGGCAGCATGCCGTCATGCCGCTGGTCTTCTCGGAACTAGCCTCTGTCTATCCGTCAAAGAAGGTCAACGATCCAGCCAGCCGCCTCGCCGCTGCTAATGGTCAGTTTCTTCTCGTCGAACGTGAGTCATACTTCTCCGTCGGCGGACATCGTGCCGTCGGCAAGAGCATTCTCGAAGACGTAGCGCTCGCCGAAAACATCAAACGCGGCTCCCACACCATCCGCTTCCGCTACGCGCCCGAGGCACTCGCCACGCGAATGTACTGGAACACCGCTGAGATGATCGAAGGCTGGACGAAGAACCTCGCCCTCCTCTTCCCAAAGCCCGTCGCCCTGGCTCTCTGGCGCATCCTCGATGTCCTTCTCTCCTTCGGCCTGCCCGTTGCAGCGTTTGGCCTGTACTGGCTGCAGCCCTGGCAGAGAAACGTTATCCTTCTCATCTGGGTCAGGACTCTATGGCGCTTTTACTCCCGTGTTGCGCGCTCCAACTTTCCAGCGCTCGACATAGCAATCTCCATCCTTGGAGTTCCATTCTTCATCTACCTGCTTCTGCGCAGCGTCAACCGTCACCGCTTCAAGAAAAACGTCTTCTGGAAGGGACGTAACTACAATACCGCCCCCTAGTTACCATGGTTTGCATCCGGCCATCTCATAAACACGTCTAACCACAGGAATAACGATGATCTTTCTCACCCGCAAAGCCGAGTTCTCCTCCGCCCACTTCTATTGGAACGAAGCGTGGTCGCCTGAAGAGAATCAGCGCGTCTTCGGCAAATGCGCCAATCGCAACGGCCACGGTCACAATTACACGCTCGAGGTCACAGTCGCAGGCTCGGTAGACGCCACCTCAGGCTTCGTCGTCGATTTAAAAGAGTTGAAGGACATCCTCGAGCGCGAGGTCGTCAGTGTATACGACCACCGCCACCTCAACCTCGAAGTCCCAGAGTTCAAAACCACCATCCCCACGACTGAGAACATTGCTATCGCGATCTGGCAGCGTCTCGACAACAAGATTCCCCACGCAAAGCTGCACCGCGTCCGCGTCTACGAGATGCCCGACCTCTTCGCGGA
The nucleotide sequence above comes from Tunturibacter empetritectus. Encoded proteins:
- a CDS encoding TonB-dependent receptor; amino-acid sequence: MRKKRFSAAPSLVAAILFFFLCSHLQAQYENGSLVGTIHDSSGATVSGVSVTITNDATGIVAKATSSASGDYEVPSLRVGVYTISANSPGFSDAVAKNITISVGVRERIDLSLQVGSTQTTVEVSDVALQIETETSQRGQTITQYQSAAFPLVSRNYSDLLGLVTGSRQAPTAATTSSISSLVRAGAYNINGQRSMFNNFLLDGMDNNAYGESNQGFDNQIIAIPPDSVAQFQIVTNNESAEYGRSSGATINVASASGINRFHATIYEFIRNTDLNAAGYFKPTLTGSSGNVVPFQKPTFNRNQFGVNFGGPILKDKLFYFVDYEGFRQVLKPLSVNTVPTTNELNGKLVVAVQNPLTGQVYPAGTAIPASAINPVSQQIINYFKQIPTQGTGLASTGLAQDNFARLVPFTDNSDKGDLRLDYQQNSNSSWFLRVSDRKETGVNSPVFPLPLDGQTNGTIRVLDQQVALGYTHLLGANKVIDARLGLSRTKAGKYSLSIGDNAISIPGLPSDPTVAGGLPSTSINGGFTSFGRQSTNPQWQNPALIDPKVNFTWIKGHHSLKFGYEYEHIWMAVNDNNPLYGSFSYSGGYSLCPSTTVAGVKVPTNPNGQSCPDIKGAVADNYWADFLFGTTNNYSLANLFVAHLRQTLHSVYAQDDWKVDPKLTLNLGLRWEYGSPYSEQHNYISNFDPITQTVLTISPGAVAGNGITPVSPGGVYGSTLVNPDLNDFAPRLGFAYAATPRTSIRGGYGTSYVHYTRAGSGDILAINAPQAQFVSVTQKTPSTTNHCPVGGASASCYVTADQGFPNGIATTFNKATDNITWVPKNTRDSYVQSYFLSVQQELAKNTLLDIAYVGNHGSKLQGFLNGNQLNPAVRTPTGAFTRPFANWPSDITTALNEFYSHYDALQVRYEQRFVSGLTLLNSFTWSHSLDNASASLEGNSPSPQDANNINADYGQSDYNLPISNVTSLVYDLPVGRGRHFLNTANAVTDTLLGGWQISAINTMQAGTVFNVGYSPNSANAVSPQIPATYRGANEYRPNIVAGQKAIKKTKLSSGYLQYINLAAFTLPETKDGSGNLVSPFGNASRNPGRSPAFYQTDVALNKTFSTPLESLRVQFRAESYNLFNHTNFYIPGSGLTGTLSTAATSTAPASLNNPTGGGQITSTFEPRIFQFGLKILY
- a CDS encoding FAD binding domain-containing protein, with the protein product MELFELVTAQTVPEAVKAQAKSSTAQNGAEVRFIAGGTNLIDYMKLNVERPTRLVDINGLPLDRIEKTADGALKIGALARNADVAQDATVKEQYAVLSQALLAGASPQLRNMATTGGNLLQKTRCVYYRDTATGCNKREPGSGCSAIGGYNRMLAILGTSEHCIATNPSDQNVALMVLDAVVHIEGVKGQRTVPIAEFYVVPGSTPQRETVLEPGDLVTHVTLPKMPSGAKSVYLKLRDRASYEFALASAAIVMKQDAGGKIEFIRVAIGGVGTKPWRSTEAERALLGRAANSANFRTAAEVALHGAKPQSQNGFKVELAKRCLTHAMGQASQSA
- a CDS encoding GNAT family N-acetyltransferase: MFDLPEDLFANPVWTALHTRHRQFAISAGEACRYPAAVVPFAAVAAPTETALLQLHSLLAPGESVWIVGESYPHPPQLVFEQTLECLQMVLPAEIEPPAATVEIAQLSCREALEMVALTDLAFPGFFRSKTCEMGSYFGVRSDGQLVAMGGERLKLDGPLKSYSEISGVCTHPDHRGKGYAENLIWHLGRKHRRDGLVSWLHVSATNDRAIQLYLRIGFVEARRVMLHRISQRLKE
- a CDS encoding (2Fe-2S)-binding protein, coding for MAVDERDAKEKDAKEPASSLGKLSRRSFLSHMGAAGVATAATAVTPLAVSTAIAETQERTAPQTQAIPGTMPVTLKVNGQSYSVQIDPRATLLDTLRETLHLTGTKKGCDHGQCGACTVHINGRRVNSCLTFAGMQQNVEITTIEGLGQPGHLHPMQEAFVEHDGFQCGYCTSGQIMSAVAMVKEPWGTGDSDVKEAMSGNICRCGAYPNIVAAVQAVRRMA
- a CDS encoding glycosyltransferase, with the translated sequence MTDTDPAQHPNSTEAPDLELSVIIPARNEQRSLPACLASILSQSEPGFLLGQQWELIVVNDDSTDNTRNIAAEAAVTHAGFLVLDAPPLDLSTNGGFTGKTNACWTGAQAARGRYLLFTDADTLHETNDISRSLREMDRHHAVMLSYSPRQIVTGFWQHAVMPLVFSELASVYPSKKVNDPASRLAAANGQFLLVERESYFSVGGHRAVGKSILEDVALAENIKRGSHTIRFRYAPEALATRMYWNTAEMIEGWTKNLALLFPKPVALALWRILDVLLSFGLPVAAFGLYWLQPWQRNVILLIWVRTLWRFYSRVARSNFPALDIAISILGVPFFIYLLLRSVNRHRFKKNVFWKGRNYNTAP
- a CDS encoding 6-pyruvoyl trahydropterin synthase family protein, which produces MIFLTRKAEFSSAHFYWNEAWSPEENQRVFGKCANRNGHGHNYTLEVTVAGSVDATSGFVVDLKELKDILEREVVSVYDHRHLNLEVPEFKTTIPTTENIAIAIWQRLDNKIPHAKLHRVRVYEMPDLFADYYGEP
- a CDS encoding xanthine dehydrogenase family protein molybdopterin-binding subunit, whose translation is MDQVTESKVIGVATPRIDGPLKVSGSAMYASDHHFPGLLYAWPVCATISNGTIAHMDTAGAEKMPGVVAVYHRENIGKLYRVPPSTGFTLIVDEKRPPFEDDTIRYYGQYVAVVVAQTVEQARAAAESVKATCNKEKPDIGEKLLGTPLTTDKPDEKSKRGDTAAALTAAKVKVDAVYKIPVETHNPIELHASVAVFDGKKYTLYETSQAVVNHRDVMAQMLGVPTEQVQVITRFLGSGFGGKLWPWPHGLLAAACARNLGRPVKLVVSRQMMFQTVGHRPAVDQRIQLAADADGKLTAVQQDYVNHTSMLDDYDEGCGEITPFLYSTPNLLVTGGLVRRNVGNPTAMRGPGAVPGLFALESAMDELAIALKMDPVQLRLKNEPALDESLNIPFSSRHMKECLTVGSEKFGWAKRTPEIGSMKRDGLTLGWGMAACSWLAARIETEATVELLQDGSARVACGTQDIGGGTYTVMAQVVSHETGIPVNRIDVVLGDSSLPPGPISGGSWVTASMTPAVLAASQNAGKTLLLAAIKSDGSPFKGKKQEELELVDGTVRLKGQQQGAVPMAEILRIAKVNSVSGTGKSDGTFGAKPKVSFHSYGAQFAEVTWQPETARLRVSRVVTVIDAGRILNPRPARNQIEGAVVMGVGMAMFEETMYDARSGAPINNNLADYVVAVNADTPEIDVTFLDYPDYQLNALGARGVGEIGLAGIASAITNAVYHATGIRVRDLPVRIEDLLVPASRTTHLA
- a CDS encoding TlpA family protein disulfide reductase yields the protein MRRLLMSAVLGSLLAAGCDRGSHPGNIDKPAPQFVMGDGTRTVDLSRLRGRVVVLNLWATWCAPCIEELPSLLALEKQMPELAIVAVSMDQDPDVYKRFLVDHHVDLLTVRDEDQKVNALYGTVQIPETYIIDKQGVLRRKFIGAQVWTSPEITSYLSKM